TGAAGCCGCTGCGCGGCACCGCCCTGTTCACCTACGACCCCAACCTGGTGTTCCTGGTCATCGACAGCCTGTTCGGCGGCGACGGACGCTACCACACCCGGGTCGAGGGACGCGATTTCACGACGACCGAGCAGCGCATCATCCGCCGCCTGCTCAACCTGACGCTGGAAAGCTACGGCAAGTCCTGGGACGCGGTCTATCCCGTCGAATTCGAGTACGTGCGTTCCGAAATGCACACCAAGTTCGCCAGCATCACCGGCGACAACGAGGTGGTGGTGGTCACGCCCTTCCACATCGAATTCGGCGCCACGGGCGGCGACCTGAACATCTGCCTGCCCTACTCCATGATCGAGCCGGTGCGCGACCTGCTCACCCGGCCGTTGCAGGAAAACACCCTGGAGGCGGTCGACCAGCGCTGGGCCACCCAGCTCTCGCGCCAGGTGCGCAGCGCCGACGTCGAACTGGTGGCGGAATTCGTCAGCATCGATTCGTCGATCCGCGACCTGCTGGCGATGAAGGTCGGCGACGTGCTGCCCATCGAGGTGCCGGAGATCGTCACCGCGTTCATCAACGAAGTCCCGGTCATGGAATGCGGCTTCGGCGTCTTCAACACCCAATACGCCCTGCGCATCCAGAAACTGCTAACTCCCCACGATTCCGATACTGAGGCCCCCGAATGACTGATCCGAACGCCGAGAACAAAGCCGGCGGCACCAGCCCCGCCGCGTCCGGCGCCGACGACTGGGCCGACGCGCTCGCCGAGCAATCCCGCGCCGCCACGCAGTCGCAGGCCGACGGCCTGAAGGCCGCGGAAGACGACCCCTGGGCCGCCGCCATGGCCGAACAGGGCGCGGCCACTGCCGCCGCCCCCAGTCCGGCGCCGCAATCGGCCGCCAAGGCCGTCTTCAAGCCGCTGGCCGGCAGCACCGAAAAGGCCACCACCGACATCGACCTGATCATGGACGTGCCGGTGCAGTTGACGGTGGAGCTTGGCCGCACGCGCCTGACCATCAAGAACCTGCTGCAGCTCGGCCAGGGCTCGGTGGTCGAGCTCGACGGCCTGGCCGGCGAACCGATGGACATCTTCGTCAACGGCTACCTGATCGCCCAGGGCGAAGTGGTGGTGGTCGACGAGAAGTACGGCATCCGCCTGACCGACATCATCACCCCGTCCGAACGCATCAACCGCCTGAACGGCCGCCGTTGATCCCGCGCCGCTGATCCCGTCATGACCTCGCCCGACGTGCTACGCCTGTTCCTCGGCCTCGTGCTGGTGGTGGGCGTGATCCTCGCCTTCGGCTGGCTGGCCCGCCGGGGCGGACTGGCCGGCCGGTCGCGCGGCCGCATGCGGGTGATCGAAAGCCTCGGGCTGGGGCCGCGCCACCGCATGGTGCTGGTCCAGGTCGACGATACCTGGCTGGTCGTGGGCATCGCCGCCGGCCAGATGAACGTGCTGCACACG
This portion of the Bordetella genomosp. 10 genome encodes:
- the fliM gene encoding flagellar motor switch protein FliM, encoding MAYEAFLSQDEVDALLAGVTGEDDGKAQAQEEQAGVRAYDLSSPERVVRRRMQTLELINERFARHMRSVLLNFMRRNADITVGSIKIMKYSDFERNLPVPSNLNMVQMKPLRGTALFTYDPNLVFLVIDSLFGGDGRYHTRVEGRDFTTTEQRIIRRLLNLTLESYGKSWDAVYPVEFEYVRSEMHTKFASITGDNEVVVVTPFHIEFGATGGDLNICLPYSMIEPVRDLLTRPLQENTLEAVDQRWATQLSRQVRSADVELVAEFVSIDSSIRDLLAMKVGDVLPIEVPEIVTAFINEVPVMECGFGVFNTQYALRIQKLLTPHDSDTEAPE
- the fliN gene encoding flagellar motor switch protein FliN, translated to MTDPNAENKAGGTSPAASGADDWADALAEQSRAATQSQADGLKAAEDDPWAAAMAEQGAATAAAPSPAPQSAAKAVFKPLAGSTEKATTDIDLIMDVPVQLTVELGRTRLTIKNLLQLGQGSVVELDGLAGEPMDIFVNGYLIAQGEVVVVDEKYGIRLTDIITPSERINRLNGRR
- the fliO gene encoding flagellar biosynthetic protein FliO; this translates as MTSPDVLRLFLGLVLVVGVILAFGWLARRGGLAGRSRGRMRVIESLGLGPRHRMVLVQVDDTWLVVGIAAGQMNVLHTLPAGAPLPDLPAAPASAFAGKLGEAWRRRHG